One genomic window of Oncorhynchus kisutch isolate 150728-3 linkage group LG24, Okis_V2, whole genome shotgun sequence includes the following:
- the LOC109869555 gene encoding differentially expressed in FDCP 6 homolog produces the protein MDLRSELLKSIWYGFTALDLEKSGKVSKSQLKVLSHNLCTVLSIPHDPVALEEHFRDDDDGPVSSQGYMPYLNKYILDKVEEGCFVKEQVDELCWTLTAKKNYKPAKDNKNVLPGKDAFHLWSLFNFLSEDKYPLVMVPDEVEYLLKKICMAMSVELNCVELEDFISQDAVRQNGFTVWSFLEMMNTGKITRGMGQEITSMAIEEVYREIVADVLKEGYLWKKSQLRRNWKERWFTLRPITLDYYTSEDRKERQGSIALDGNCCVEVLSDRDGKRCMFCLKTLSKTYEMSASDTKQRQEWTAAIQTAIRLHTEGKTSLHKDLKLKRREQREQREKRRLAKEEEQQRFQALQEEKERKLAELELLKEAQRQAQALLEQDEMRRRQHHEEMQQALEVQLREAKESRATMQAEMVLKEEEAERQRKRIKELEEMQTSLEEALQQEIKARQDEEVFRYAQTGLLSEEEDKMKALMALQEEQEEYILKTQREKQELRQEMENKSRALEEAQRQLEEVRANRYRVDQDVVAAQRKLRQASTNVKHWNVQMNRLMRPIGPGEKRPSGGGSFSSFQIPSQRDPGLRLRQRSEEPDEECKENVDNSSSAGSGCEGEREERRLSQASNGDMDIP, from the exons ATGGACCTACGCTCAGAGCTCCTCAAGTCCATTTGGTATGGTTTCACAGCCTTGGATCTAGAGAAGAGTGGGAAAGTGTCAAAGTCTCAACTTAAG GTCCTATCACATAACTTGTGTACGGTTCTGTCCATCCCTCACGACCCGGTGGCTCTGGAAGAACATTTCAGGGATGATGACGATGGACCGGTCTCCAGCCAGGGGTACATGCCTTACCTCAACAAATACATACTGGACAAG GTTGAAGAGGGCTGTTTTGTGAAAGAACAGGTTGATGAACTGTGCTGGACTCTCACTGCTAAGAAGAACTACAAACCAGCGAAGGACAATAAGAACGTGTTGCCAGGGAAAGATGCCTTTCATCTCTGGAGTCTGTTTAACTTTCTGTCAGAGGATAAATACCCTCTCGTTATGGTTCCTGATGAG GTGGAATATCTCCTGAAGAAGATTTGCATGGCCATGAGTGTTGAGCTCAACTGCGTGGAGCTGGAAGACTTCATCTCCCAGGATGCAGTGCGACAGAATGGTTTCACTGTCTGGTCCTTCCTGGAGATGATGAACACTGGGAAGATAACCAGAGGCATGGGCCAGGAAATCACCAGCATGGCCATAGAGGAGGTCTACAGGGAGATAGTTGCTGATGTCCTCAAAGAG GGGTACCTGTGGAAAAAGAGTCAGCTGAGGAGGAACTGGAAGGAGCGCTGGTTCACCCTGAGGCCGATTACCCTGGATTACTACACCAGTGAGGACCGCAAGGAGCGCCAGGGAAGCATTGCTCTGGATGGGAACTGCTGTGTGGAG GTGCTGTCAGACCGGGATGGGAAGAGGTGTATGTTCTGTCTGAAAACTCTGTCCAAGACCTACGAGATGAGTGCCTCGGACACCAAGCAGAGACAGGAATGGACTGCAG CCATTCAGACAGCCATCCGTCTACACACTGAAGGGAAGACCTCTCTCCACAAGGACCTGAAGCTGAAgaggagggagcagagggagcagcGGGAGAAGAGGCGGCTGGccaaggaggaggagcagcaacGTTTTCAGGCTCTGCAGGAGGAGAAGGAGCGTAAGCTGGCCGAGCTGGAGCTCCTAAAGGAGGCGCAGAGGCAGGCCCAAGCCCTCCTGGAGCAGGACGAGATGAGACGGCGCCAGCATCATGAGGAGATGCAACAGGCCCTGGAGGTGCAGCTCCGCGAGGCAAAGGAG TCGCGGGCCACCATGCAGGCAGAGATGGTTctgaaggaggaggaggcggagcgGCAGAGGAAGAGGATCAAGGAGCTGGAGGAGATGCAGACAAGTCTGGAGGAGGCTCTACAGCAGGAGATCAAAGCTCGGCAGGACGAAGAGGTCTTTCGATACGCACAGACTGG TTTGCTGTCTGAGGAGGAGGACAAGATGAAGGCCCTGATGGCGCTgcaagaggagcaggaggagtacaTCCTGAAGACCCAGAGGGAGAAGCAGGAGCTAAGGCAAGAGATGGAGAACAAGTCCCGCGCTCTTGAGGAGGCCCAAAGGCAGCTGGAGGAGGTCAGGGCCAACCGCTACAGGGTCGACCAGGACGTTGTG GCTGCCCAGAGGAAGCTTCGCCAGGCCAGCACCAAtgtcaaacactggaatgttcAGATGAACCGACTGATGCGTCCTATTGGACCAGGAG AGAAGAGACCATCAGGGGGGGGCTCTTTCTCCAGCTTCCAGATCCCATCCCAGAGAGATCCAGGTCTGCGTCTGAGACAGAGGTCTGAGGAGCCAGACGAGGAATGCAAGGAAAACGTGGACAACAGCAGCAGTGCAGGGTCGgggtgtgaaggagagagagaagagaggcgtCTCTCTCAGGCCTCTAACGGAGACATGGACATTCCCTGA